A region of Candidatus Leptovillus gracilis DNA encodes the following proteins:
- a CDS encoding helix-turn-helix domain-containing protein, giving the protein MPHLEKIVCVGSNKAKVITRAHILLKSDEGKTDKEIAALLYIGEATVRRTRQRFWCAGTNHAAPGRGSQQCGLPLVPRQSPGSGRHL; this is encoded by the coding sequence ATGCCGCATTTGGAGAAAATAGTGTGCGTGGGCAGCAATAAAGCAAAAGTGATTACCCGCGCCCACATTCTCTTAAAAAGCGACGAAGGGAAGACTGACAAAGAAATTGCCGCGCTGTTGTATATTGGCGAAGCAACCGTGCGCCGAACACGCCAGCGTTTCTGGTGTGCAGGTACAAATCATGCTGCACCTGGACGCGGGAGCCAACAATGCGGTTTGCCGCTGGTTCCTCGACAATCTCCAGGCTCAGGGCGTCACCTTTGA
- a CDS encoding glycosyl hydrolase 53 family protein, with the protein MLHLDAGANNAVCRWFLDNLQAQGVTFDVLGLSYYPWCQGSLEDLATNLQDLSRRYPQEIVLVEAAYPWTRDWQDDTHNLVGLEEQLLPGYPATLAGQAAFLRDVLAIVQSAPHGRGAYYWAPEAIVAPGVGSFTEHGLPIVPLHAHLASHSPGGTIRLIQRERRQTGRP; encoded by the coding sequence ATGCTGCACCTGGACGCGGGAGCCAACAATGCGGTTTGCCGCTGGTTCCTCGACAATCTCCAGGCTCAGGGCGTCACCTTTGATGTCTTAGGTCTGTCCTATTACCCCTGGTGCCAAGGCAGCCTCGAAGACCTGGCGACTAATCTCCAAGACCTGAGCCGGCGCTATCCGCAAGAGATTGTCCTGGTCGAAGCGGCCTATCCCTGGACCCGCGATTGGCAAGACGACACCCATAATCTGGTCGGCCTTGAAGAGCAGCTGCTGCCAGGTTATCCGGCCACGCTCGCCGGACAGGCGGCGTTTTTGCGCGATGTGCTGGCGATTGTCCAGTCTGCGCCACATGGCCGGGGCGCGTATTATTGGGCGCCGGAGGCAATTGTCGCCCCCGGTGTTGGCTCGTTCACGGAACACGGCCTCCCGATAGTTCCTCTTCACGCACACCTGGCGTCACATAGCCCAGGCGGTACCATTCGTCTAATTCAGCGGGAGAGACGCCAGACTGGACGGCCGTAA
- a CDS encoding adenylosuccinate synthase yields MPLNIIIGAQWGDEGKGRYTDLLAAEADVVARFSGGDNAGHTVTVQGEIFKLHLIPSGIIHDQTVCLIGNGVVLNPAVLLREMDALAARGVDVSPAHLKISYNAHLITPAHIALDKASEAQLGQGAIGTTQRGIGPAYTDKAAREGLRAGLFAAPEELAEAIHQHIQSKNEVLQKIYNAPTLDETAVSAEYAAYAQRLAPHLVDGSVLLDGYLQDGRSVLAEGAQGTFLDIDHGTYPFVTSSSPTAGGALTGLGVGPKMVDRVIGVTKAFTSRVGSGPFPCQLGGELALRLRGSGSNPWDEYGTTTGRPRRVGWLDVVMLRHAARINSLTELALTKMDILSGLAEIPVCVAYECQGQRTEHFPSSLEMLANCTPIYETLPGWHEDISGVRTWADLPPNAQAYIQFIAEATQTPISYASVGPGRDQYLQVIG; encoded by the coding sequence ATGCCCTTAAACATTATCATCGGCGCCCAGTGGGGTGATGAAGGCAAAGGACGTTACACCGATTTATTGGCCGCTGAAGCCGATGTAGTAGCCCGCTTTAGCGGTGGCGACAACGCCGGGCACACCGTCACCGTGCAGGGGGAAATCTTCAAACTGCACCTCATCCCTTCAGGCATCATCCATGACCAAACGGTTTGCCTGATCGGCAATGGCGTGGTGCTGAACCCGGCCGTGCTGCTGCGTGAGATGGACGCTTTGGCGGCGCGCGGCGTGGATGTTAGCCCGGCGCATCTAAAAATTAGCTACAATGCCCACCTGATTACCCCAGCGCACATCGCCTTGGACAAAGCCAGCGAGGCACAGTTGGGCCAGGGGGCCATCGGCACAACGCAGCGTGGCATCGGCCCGGCCTACACCGACAAAGCGGCCCGCGAAGGGCTGCGCGCCGGTCTATTCGCCGCGCCGGAGGAACTGGCGGAAGCCATCCACCAGCACATCCAAAGCAAGAACGAGGTGCTGCAAAAAATTTATAACGCGCCGACGCTGGATGAAACGGCCGTATCCGCCGAATACGCCGCCTATGCCCAACGTCTGGCCCCCCACCTGGTAGATGGCTCAGTGCTGCTGGACGGGTATTTGCAAGACGGCCGTTCCGTCCTGGCCGAAGGCGCACAAGGCACATTCCTGGACATAGACCACGGCACCTACCCCTTCGTCACCAGCTCCTCGCCAACAGCCGGCGGCGCGCTGACCGGCCTGGGCGTGGGGCCCAAAATGGTAGACCGGGTGATTGGCGTGACCAAAGCGTTCACCAGCCGTGTGGGCAGCGGGCCGTTCCCCTGCCAGTTGGGCGGCGAATTAGCCCTGCGCTTGCGCGGCAGCGGCAGCAATCCCTGGGACGAATATGGCACGACCACCGGCCGTCCCCGGCGCGTCGGCTGGCTGGATGTAGTCATGCTGCGCCACGCGGCGCGCATCAACAGCCTGACCGAACTGGCCCTGACCAAAATGGACATCCTCAGTGGGCTGGCTGAAATTCCGGTGTGTGTGGCTTATGAATGCCAGGGACAGCGCACGGAGCATTTCCCCTCCAGCCTGGAAATGTTGGCTAACTGCACGCCCATCTATGAGACATTACCCGGCTGGCATGAAGACATCTCCGGTGTGCGCACCTGGGCCGACCTGCCGCCCAATGCCCAGGCTTACATCCAATTCATCGCCGAGGCCACACAGACACCCATCAGCTACGCCTCCGTCGGGCCAGGCCGGGACCAGTATTTGCAGGTGATAGGATAG
- a CDS encoding glycosyltransferase family 4 protein, producing the protein MHIVMFSINPLFPDRVMGGAPKQLQKVAIHLGESGHSVTVLCTRPLDSPAPFRWQENALVKPILRFKQPFPQPYAAPAYDIANAFHDVAAHLQTADRFYMHDGEFLFPFAYQHVPTVVSLRDNVYPETILGGFLFQGDTLIAISDYSRRFYLHTMGRFFPDLAERLIVVPNGVDWQQYHPTPPDEILRLIPVNPADDLILLHPHRPEPDKGLAETIALADLLVHHYGLTNLKVLSPRWLAAGLSPEVAAFYANSQQEIAGRGLEGHFFFHDWVPQALMPQYYSLGHLTVSLGSFVESFGNTVYESLGCGTPALATRVSTHRELLPDDLLPKVHVGDIAAAAALAADILRERRRTPPATLAYLHQHYGMEGQLAGYAAAILTAQRRGPLPYRFTPLTEDTRYRLSPWCYEWADGFYHDFLARHQPIPRLSALLRDFPDGFTAVQSGVSPAELDEWYRLGYVTPGVREEELSGGRVP; encoded by the coding sequence ATGCACATCGTCATGTTTTCCATCAACCCGCTCTTCCCTGATCGGGTCATGGGCGGCGCGCCCAAACAGTTGCAGAAAGTTGCCATTCACCTGGGCGAATCAGGACACAGCGTGACCGTGCTTTGCACCCGACCGCTAGACAGCCCTGCTCCCTTTCGCTGGCAAGAAAACGCCCTGGTCAAGCCCATTTTGCGCTTCAAGCAGCCCTTCCCCCAACCCTACGCCGCCCCTGCCTACGACATCGCCAACGCCTTCCATGACGTGGCCGCTCATTTACAAACGGCCGACCGCTTCTACATGCACGATGGCGAATTCCTCTTCCCGTTTGCCTACCAACATGTGCCCACCGTCGTCTCCCTGCGCGACAACGTCTACCCGGAGACGATTTTGGGCGGCTTTCTCTTTCAGGGGGATACACTCATCGCCATCTCCGACTATTCGCGCCGCTTCTACCTGCATACCATGGGCCGCTTCTTCCCCGACCTGGCCGAACGGCTGATTGTGGTCCCCAACGGCGTGGATTGGCAGCAGTACCACCCCACGCCGCCCGACGAAATTTTGCGCCTTATCCCCGTCAACCCGGCCGACGATCTGATCCTGCTGCATCCCCACCGGCCAGAGCCGGACAAAGGGCTGGCCGAGACCATCGCCCTGGCCGATTTGCTGGTGCATCACTATGGCCTGACAAACTTGAAGGTGCTGTCGCCGCGTTGGTTGGCTGCCGGTTTGTCGCCAGAAGTAGCCGCTTTTTATGCCAACAGCCAGCAGGAGATCGCCGGACGCGGTCTGGAGGGCCATTTCTTCTTTCACGACTGGGTTCCCCAGGCGTTGATGCCGCAGTATTACAGCCTGGGGCATCTCACCGTTTCTCTGGGCAGCTTCGTGGAGTCGTTTGGCAACACGGTGTATGAATCGTTGGGCTGCGGCACGCCGGCGCTGGCGACGCGCGTCTCGACTCACCGCGAACTGCTGCCCGATGATTTGCTGCCCAAAGTCCATGTCGGCGATATCGCTGCGGCGGCCGCCCTGGCGGCGGACATTTTACGGGAAAGGCGGCGAACGCCCCCAGCGACGCTGGCTTATTTGCATCAGCACTATGGGATGGAGGGTCAATTGGCGGGGTATGCGGCGGCCATCTTAACCGCCCAACGGCGCGGTCCGCTGCCCTATCGCTTCACGCCGCTGACGGAGGATACCCGTTACCGGCTGTCTCCCTGGTGCTACGAGTGGGCGGACGGCTTTTACCATGACTTTCTGGCCCGCCACCAGCCCATCCCCCGTTTAAGCGCCTTGCTGCGTGATTTCCCCGATGGTTTTACGGCCGTCCAGTCTGGCGTCTCTCCCGCTGAATTAGACGAATGGTACCGCCTGGGCTATGTGACGCCAGGTGTGCGTGAAGAGGAACTATCGGGAGGCCGTGTTCCGTGA